A region of the Peredibacter starrii genome:
GGCCCACCATCGCTTTGAAAGAATCTCCGTCTCTGACTAAGGCGGCCTTACCGACTTGTTTAAAATGAAGATTGTAGTTTAAAGGATACATCTCTGCGACGTAGGCGCCGTTAATGTTAGAGCCGTCGGCCTGAATGGTTTCATTCTGTGTGAATCCCGCTTCCGTGTTGGATGGGCCGGAATCAGAACTGCCACAAGAGGCAAGAAGACAAAGGGACGCAATGGACAGGGTAGATTTTAAGAATGAGTTCATTTTGTTCCTCGCTAAAAGGTTGAGTACAAAAAAACAACTCATAATAAAATGTAAAAATTCTTTGTCCACTTAAGGAGAGTCTTAAGAATGATTCAGGATGCAGTCAGAAAATATTAAAGCGGTGAGGGACTACTTGTTTCGCGTCCAAATATCAGTGATTTTCTTGGCCAGTTCTTCGTCTTTCCAGGGTTTGATCATGTAGTCATTGGCACCGGCCTGAACGCATTCCAGCACTACTTCTAGTTCGTCTTGTGAAGTGAGAAGCATAATTGGAAGTTTGGCAAAGCCGTCAACATCACGCACTTGGCGGATAAGATCAATGCCCTTACCAGTAGGCATATTAAAGTCTGTGATCACGAATTGAATTTGATTTGGCTTCGCGAAGTTTTCCTGGATGATTTTGAATCCTTCATTCCCACCTGGGGCCTGAATGATCTTAGTCACACCAAGTTTTTTCAATGAGGCAGATAGCATCACACGAATGCTAGGAAAGTCATCGACGATTAAAAATTGTAGATTACTTATTTCAGGCGAAAGAGCCTTCATTACTATCCCTTAAATGTAAACTCGATATCTTCCAAGTCATCTTTGGCACTTTCAAATCGAGTTAAAACTTCTTTAAGTTGATTTTCGTCTTTAAGCACCACAAGATCAAGATTAACTTCCCTAATTTTTTTTGCTGCATCGTCAGAAATAATCGGCTTTCCCTTGAGGAAAAGGACGTTCAATGTCTTGAATGGCCATTTATTAGTCTTGAGGAAGCTATAGGCCTTCTTTGAGTCTGTAAAACAGATCATGACTTGGCCCATTTGTTTTCCTGCTTGATCGATCTCTTCAGCGTTAAGAGTAGGGATCGACGCATAGTCAAAACGTTCGATTTTTTCCTTGATCGATTCAGTCAGTTCAGGTGCAGTGTCTACTAAGAATGCAATTTTCATTTTGTTGATGCCGGCATACGAGTTGGTTGATCGTTATTAAACTTAAATTTCGAAAAGTATTTATGCTCTTTTGGAAGATATTTGATTTTCATACCTACTGAAAGACCATTATCCAGTACTTCCTGGTTCCAGCCTTTAAGGTATTTCCACATGCGTTTATCACCATAAATCTTTGTGGCGATAGCACCAAGGCTTTCTTTGTTTTTCACAGTGTGAAACTTATAAGGACCGGCAAGAGTTTGAAGAAACTTGCTCTTCTTGTTCTCATTCAGCGCTTCGATTTTTTTCTCATTATCATAAACTGTATGAGCACTCATTCCACTGGTCTGAGCGATCTGTCTATCAAGCTCTTTTTGAATAGGGCTCTCAAGCTCAATGATTTGAGTTCCATCGTTTTCTACATTCGTACTGACGACTTTAGGTGCTGGTTTAAAGACCGCACACGAGCAGAAAAATGACATTAAAAATAAAAGTGAAAGTTTAGATTTCATGGGCCAACTCCGCCTTTTTTTGGCTTATCGGAAGCTGGCCCGTAAAAGTTGAATTTTTCAGGAATTAGAAAAGAATGTAACCGAAACCGATACCTAATCTCAGGGCCTTAAGCTCAGAAGGACCGTCCATCACGTGATATTTAAAGAGTGTGTGAAGGTAGAGCCTTTCAGTAAACTTTTTGTTCACATACCAAAGAATCTTATAGCCCGTATAGTCCTCTTTGTTCTCAATCCCTTTAGAGTTAGGGTCGTTCTTAGACATAATACTGTGTGAGAAAGAAAGCTTCGTGAAGAACGGGGTCTTGAACACATGTATTAGCTTTGAGAAACCTACTGTTCCGTAAAGCACAGTGTTTGAATCTAATAGGATCGTACGGTCCTGCTGAATTCCACCCATATTGAATGTCGAGAAACGCTCATAATCAATCCCGAAGTAACCAGTAAAATTCTGTTTTACGAAACGGTATTCAGGATAAAACGTAAGACCTAGTTCAGGATCAACTTTTACGTTTTTATCATCGAGGTTGTTGGCAGATGCGAGTAGGTAAGAAGCATAAGCACTTGCCTGAAATGACCATAGAGATTGTTTTGGATAGTATGAACCTGAAAGACCAAGCGTGATCGGGCTGTTTTGGTAGAACTCTACTTCAGCAGTGGCAGGATCTTTTTGAGTGAACTTACCATAAGAGGCCATGTAGAAGATAGAAGCTTTGAGACCTTCAGGAAGGAAACCCGGGCCAGAGTTCTCTGTTTCGTTCTGAGATGCGGCCTTTTTTAGGTTTGCTTTCATACTATCGATGTACGCCTGGTACTTCGACATATCCAGGTATTCATACTGAATATAAAGATCAATCATCGACCCCGGTTCAAGTTTGTTCCAGTCTTTTACTTCTGGATTTCCCTTGAAGGTTCTTTGAGTCATGGGAGTCTGTTTGGTGATGATACTGTTAGGATAAACAAAGCGTTTGTAGATTTTGGCCAGCGTATCGTTTTGTTCAACGAGGTACCTGAGCTTGTACATTTTTTTTGCTTGTTCTTCCTGACCGATAGCGAGGGTCGAAAGCAAGAGCGCGAACGTTAACAACAAGAACTGCTTCATAGATCCACCATTGGAGAAATAGGGAAGATTAGCTCTCCCGTTTGAGAATATTCTGATTCTTGACCCCAAACATCCTGAACTTTCACGCGATAGTAGTATTTACCAGAGCGGTTACTGATCCAGTTCACTGTCGTGCCTTTCACTGCTTGCTTGAAAACAGGTTTCTTTAAAGCAGCATCAGAAAACACTTCAAGAGTGTAGTTCTTGGCATTTTTATAAGGAACAAGCTTAATCACGTGATTAGGCTTACCGTTTACTTCCTCATATTCAATGATCTGTTGGGCGATAATTTCAGGCGAAGTCACCTTAGGAAGTGTTACTTCAAGTGGAACTGAAGCAGATGGAGTGAGGAACTCAGCAGAATCTTCTTTAGGAAGAACTCGCCAGAAGTAGTTACCCACATTCGGAAGATTAAAAATTTCAGCGTTGGCCGGAGTGTTCTTTTCGACAATTAGTTTCTGGAAATTCGGGTCTTTTGCGACCTGAACTTTTACTTCTCTTACACCCTGAGGCTTGATCCAGGAAAGAGTCGCCTGCTTACCTTCAGTTGAGATTTCCTGGCGTTTCTCATAGTTCTTAGAAACTTGAGCGACCGGAGTTGTCACAACCATTTTGGCGGGAGGAGAAACAAGAGGAGGGTTGTCCGAACTCTTGGCACGCACGTAGTACACGCCCGGCTTTTCCATCACGATGGCCTTCTTACCTTGTTCGGCCGGAACTTTCTTCACAATAGTAGAGAAGTCTTGCTCAGGACTTACTTCAAATACAACCGGAGAGTTATTAAGCTTGTTCTTCACGGCATAGTCAGCAGGAGATTTCACAGGCACAGATTGTTTCAACTGCTCGGCGGGAATGGAAAGTGCTTCTTCAAGTTTGATGTCGAGTTTCATTTCGTCGCTTGGATATTCTTGTCCACGTTGAATCAAGGCGACCTGAACACCATAGATACCTTCGTCATTCAGTGGGAATGAGAACTTATTACCTTTAACCATGACTGATTGTTCACCAGTCGGAGTTTTAAGGATCACACGATAATCAGCAGTTTCTGAACCGGCCCAGGCGATAGGCAGAACTTCACCACGAACATAAGTGCGGTTTGTAGCAACACTTTGAAGCTGAGGTTTATTATAAGGAGAAACTCGGAAGCTGCTTCGACCTAAAGATTGACCACTTGAACCCGTAAGTTCAAGAGTGTAGCGACCAGGGTTTGGCGTTTTAATAGTGATGGGTCCATTAAAGCTTTGTGAAGCAACTCTATTACCGTTTGCATCGATAAGAGTCGCAGTACCTGAATCGTTTCTTTTTAATGTGAAGTCGATTTCTTTTGTAACATGAGGATCAATAACCGAACCTTGCTTCGGATCATTCAAAATGTTTTGAATTTCAGACTTGGCCACGATGCCGGTCTTCGAACTTACGATTTCCTCACCAGACTTCACCTGAACTGACTTACCAGTTTCAACATCAATGATCTTCGCTGGAGCATCACCTTCAACCTTAAGTTGACCTTTTACAAGTTGAATTTGAT
Encoded here:
- a CDS encoding response regulator, coding for MKALSPEISNLQFLIVDDFPSIRVMLSASLKKLGVTKIIQAPGGNEGFKIIQENFAKPNQIQFVITDFNMPTGKGIDLIRQVRDVDGFAKLPIMLLTSQDELEVVLECVQAGANDYMIKPWKDEELAKKITDIWTRNK
- a CDS encoding LysM peptidoglycan-binding domain-containing protein, which gives rise to MKSKLSLLFLMSFFCSCAVFKPAPKVVSTNVENDGTQIIELESPIQKELDRQIAQTSGMSAHTVYDNEKKIEALNENKKSKFLQTLAGPYKFHTVKNKESLGAIATKIYGDKRMWKYLKGWNQEVLDNGLSVGMKIKYLPKEHKYFSKFKFNNDQPTRMPASTK